One Phocaeicola dorei genomic region harbors:
- a CDS encoding site-specific integrase, whose translation MARSTFKVLFYVNGSKEKNGIVPIMGRVTINGTVAQFSCKQNIPKTLWDVKGNKAKGKSREARDINLALDNIKAQIIKHYQRISDREAFVTAEMVRNAYQGIGSEYETLLKAFDRENEVFKKRVGKDRVMATYRARVRARNHVAAFIKSFYRRSDMSMLELTPDFIKEFAAYLSTEAGLRNGSIWANCMWLKGVVMKAHYNGLIPRNPFIQFHISPNVKEREYLTEDELKAVMTHEFADSKLAYIRDIFIFASFTALSFVDIQELTNDNIVEVNGEKWILSKRHKTKVAFQVKLLDIPLQIVERYRPMQKDNRIFPGLNYWSICKPLKRMIRECGITKSISFHCSRHGFATLALSKGMPIESVSRVLGHTNIVTTQLYAKITTQKLDNDLTMFGDKLSKTFNGITMS comes from the coding sequence ATGGCAAGAAGCACATTCAAGGTTCTGTTCTACGTGAACGGCAGCAAGGAGAAAAACGGTATTGTCCCCATCATGGGACGAGTGACAATCAACGGGACTGTGGCGCAGTTCAGTTGTAAGCAGAACATCCCGAAAACGCTTTGGGACGTGAAAGGAAACAAGGCGAAAGGCAAGAGCCGCGAGGCACGAGACATCAACCTTGCCCTTGACAACATCAAGGCGCAAATCATCAAACATTACCAGCGCATTTCAGACCGCGAGGCATTTGTTACGGCTGAGATGGTGCGCAACGCCTATCAGGGAATCGGCAGCGAGTATGAGACGCTGCTAAAAGCATTCGACCGTGAGAACGAAGTGTTCAAGAAACGGGTAGGCAAAGACAGGGTAATGGCTACCTATCGGGCACGTGTACGGGCAAGAAACCATGTAGCCGCCTTTATCAAGTCGTTTTACAGACGCAGCGATATGTCCATGTTGGAACTTACTCCCGATTTCATCAAGGAGTTCGCCGCATACCTCTCGACTGAAGCCGGATTGCGGAACGGTTCGATATGGGCAAACTGTATGTGGCTGAAAGGCGTGGTCATGAAAGCGCATTATAACGGGTTGATACCGCGCAATCCTTTCATCCAGTTTCATATCAGCCCCAATGTGAAAGAACGGGAATATCTGACGGAGGATGAACTGAAAGCGGTCATGACACATGAGTTTGCAGACAGCAAGCTCGCATACATCCGTGACATTTTCATCTTTGCCAGTTTCACCGCCTTGTCATTCGTGGACATTCAGGAACTGACGAATGACAACATCGTGGAGGTGAACGGCGAGAAGTGGATATTGTCCAAACGCCACAAGACAAAAGTCGCCTTCCAAGTGAAGCTGCTGGATATACCCTTGCAGATAGTCGAACGCTACCGACCGATGCAGAAAGACAATCGTATATTCCCCGGCTTGAACTATTGGTCTATCTGCAAACCGTTGAAACGGATGATAAGGGAATGTGGCATAACCAAGTCAATATCATTTCATTGCAGTCGTCATGGCTTCGCAACATTAGCTTTGAGCAAGGGGATGCCCATTGAAAGCGTAAGCCGTGTGTTGGGACATACGAATATAGTCACGACCCAACTCTACGCAAAGATAACCACGCAGAAGCTCGACAACGACCTGACCATGTTCGGCGACAAACTGAGTAAGACGTTTAACGGAATAACGATGTCATGA
- a CDS encoding toprim domain-containing protein yields the protein MLNKVMLSTESRMRGDMQVRFGGRYGKTYCRKAVRRSVPSLRLGRGGNIIALAGVLYASDHVPYLLGKIAEQAPHIRPISFSFRQQASEPSFQHLEVGELTHPALLRYLQERGINIALAKAQCKELHFTHNGKPYFAIGFPNVAGGFEVRNRFFKGCVAPKDISHIRQQGEAREKCLVFEGMMDYLSFLTLRKRNCSNLPDLDRQDYVILNSTANVSKAIDVLHGYGRIHCMLDNDEAGRKAYRELERKFAGRIRDFSDNYKGHKDLNDYLRGIRQKLAVSPPPRTIVKPKKKGLGL from the coding sequence ATGCTAAATAAAGTCATGTTATCAACGGAGAGCCGTATGCGTGGAGACATGCAAGTACGGTTTGGGGGCAGGTACGGGAAAACCTACTGCCGAAAGGCAGTAAGGCGTTCTGTACCGAGCCTACGACTGGGAAGAGGTGGTAACATCATCGCACTTGCAGGGGTACTGTACGCATCCGACCATGTGCCTTATCTGCTTGGCAAGATAGCGGAACAGGCACCACACATCCGTCCCATATCTTTCTCTTTTCGCCAGCAGGCATCCGAACCGAGTTTCCAACATTTGGAGGTGGGCGAACTCACCCATCCGGCATTGCTCCGATACTTGCAGGAACGGGGCATAAACATCGCTTTGGCAAAGGCGCAATGTAAAGAGCTCCACTTCACCCATAACGGCAAGCCCTATTTCGCCATCGGTTTTCCGAATGTGGCGGGAGGATTTGAAGTGCGTAACCGTTTTTTCAAAGGCTGTGTCGCACCCAAAGACATCAGCCATATTCGGCAACAGGGAGAAGCGAGAGAGAAATGCCTTGTATTCGAGGGCATGATGGACTATCTTTCATTCCTCACGTTGCGGAAGAGGAACTGCTCGAACTTGCCCGACCTTGACAGGCAGGATTACGTCATCCTCAATTCGACCGCCAATGTTTCCAAAGCTATAGATGTGCTGCACGGGTATGGACGTATCCACTGCATGCTCGACAATGACGAGGCGGGAAGAAAGGCGTATCGGGAATTGGAAAGGAAGTTCGCCGGACGCATCCGCGACTTCTCCGACAACTACAAAGGGCATAAAGACCTGAACGATTACCTGCGTGGAATCCGGCAGAAATTAGCCGTTAGTCCACCGCCAAGAACTATCGTAAAACCCAAGAAGAAAGGGTTGGGATTATGA
- a CDS encoding relaxase/mobilization nuclease domain-containing protein, with translation MMAKIVKGSDFKGAVDYIIDKKKDTQIVASEGLFMENLETIAMSFNAQSRMNDKVTKPVGHIALSFSKEDELRLTNRIMAGIALEYMERMGIKNTQFFIAQHFDKEHPHVHIAFNRIDNNGNTISDRHERLRSTRICKELTLKYGLHMAGGKDNVKRNRLKEPDRTKYALYDIIKMEVGRCGNWNVLIANLKRQGVEVHFKHKGQTSEVQGVVFSMNGYHFNGSKVDRRFSYSKIDAALQHNRCRERMGITAGIYETATPSAPSGTAQSELFNGSWGLLKSSGSSYNAADAEANQEMVDILRRRKKVKRKRGVGF, from the coding sequence ATGATGGCGAAAATCGTAAAAGGAAGCGACTTCAAGGGTGCGGTGGATTACATCATCGACAAGAAGAAGGATACGCAGATAGTAGCAAGCGAAGGCTTGTTTATGGAAAATCTGGAAACTATCGCCATGAGTTTCAATGCCCAGTCACGGATGAACGATAAGGTGACAAAACCTGTCGGACATATCGCGTTGAGTTTTTCCAAAGAGGATGAGTTACGGCTGACGAACCGTATCATGGCAGGCATCGCGCTTGAATATATGGAACGGATGGGAATCAAGAATACGCAGTTCTTCATCGCCCAGCATTTCGACAAGGAGCATCCGCACGTGCATATTGCTTTCAACCGCATAGACAACAACGGCAATACCATATCGGACAGGCACGAGCGTCTGCGCAGTACCCGCATCTGCAAGGAATTGACCTTGAAATACGGCTTGCATATGGCTGGCGGAAAGGACAATGTCAAACGCAACCGCCTGAAAGAGCCAGACAGGACGAAATATGCGCTTTACGACATCATCAAAATGGAAGTCGGCAGATGCGGCAACTGGAACGTGCTTATCGCCAACCTGAAACGGCAGGGAGTGGAAGTACATTTCAAGCATAAGGGGCAGACCAGCGAGGTGCAGGGTGTTGTATTCTCCATGAATGGCTACCATTTCAACGGCTCCAAAGTGGACAGGCGTTTCAGTTATTCCAAGATTGACGCGGCTTTGCAGCACAACAGATGCAGGGAACGTATGGGAATAACAGCCGGAATATATGAAACGGCTACACCAAGCGCACCGTCCGGCACGGCACAAAGCGAGTTGTTCAACGGCTCTTGGGGATTGCTAAAAAGCAGTGGCTCATCTTATAACGCTGCTGATGCGGAAGCCAATCAGGAAATGGTGGATATACTTCGCAGAAGGAAGAAAGTTAAGCGCAAGAGAGGTGTTGGGTTCTAA
- a CDS encoding reverse transcriptase/maturase family protein, translated as MRSPEQVLKALNKHGKVSDYKFERLYRILFNEEMFHVAYQRIYAKPGNMTPGTDGKTINRMSLQRINKVIASLRDESYKPNPAKRIYIPKKNGKKRPLGIPSFEDKLVQEVVRMILEAVYEEVFANTSHGFRPNRSCHTALTHIQKTFTGTKWFVEGDIKGFFDNIDHNVLIATLRKRIADDRFLRLIRKLLNAGYIEDWKFHNTNKGTPQGGNISPILANIYLDNFDKYMEEYALRFNKGKERHITKEYKQLSDKMQRILKSIKNIQDADVRLQLRDEYEKLRRERQKIESRDSMDETYRRLRYVRYADDFLIGVIGSKAECVKIKSDITKYMEENLKLELSQEKTLITNAQKPAKFLGFDVSVRKSDAIKRDKNNVPARYYNGKIVLKVAIETVRNKLEEYSAIRYKVENGRQVWFAKFRGNLMKKKIEDIVAAYNSEIRGFYNYYCIANNVAYALSKFGYIMEYSMYHTIAGKTNSTVSKVIDKYKVGNDIIVPYQDAKGKLRYRKFYNEGFKRKPPMYYTEVNDLSYTIAIPQPTLTERLDARTCELCGKVGPVVMRHVRKLNQLKGKTECDRLMLEKHRKTLVVCEKCYAKIHSHAK; from the coding sequence ATGAGAAGTCCTGAGCAAGTATTAAAAGCTTTAAACAAGCATGGTAAAGTTTCGGATTACAAGTTCGAAAGGCTGTACCGTATCTTATTCAATGAGGAGATGTTTCATGTTGCTTACCAGCGTATTTACGCCAAACCAGGCAATATGACACCCGGTACGGATGGGAAAACCATCAATCGGATGAGTCTTCAAAGAATAAACAAAGTCATTGCATCTTTGAGAGATGAGTCTTACAAGCCTAATCCGGCAAAAAGGATATACATACCCAAGAAAAACGGTAAGAAAAGACCGCTTGGAATTCCTTCCTTTGAGGACAAACTTGTACAGGAGGTGGTGCGCATGATTCTTGAAGCCGTCTATGAAGAGGTGTTTGCAAACACCTCACATGGATTCAGACCAAACAGAAGCTGCCATACCGCATTGACCCATATCCAAAAGACATTTACAGGTACAAAATGGTTTGTGGAAGGAGACATTAAAGGATTCTTCGACAACATAGACCACAATGTATTGATTGCAACTTTGCGGAAACGGATTGCCGATGATAGATTTCTAAGGCTTATCCGCAAGTTGTTGAATGCGGGATATATTGAAGACTGGAAGTTTCATAATACAAACAAGGGAACTCCACAAGGCGGTAATATCAGTCCTATACTGGCAAACATTTATCTTGATAATTTTGACAAGTATATGGAAGAATACGCCCTACGCTTCAATAAGGGAAAAGAAAGACACATCACCAAAGAATACAAGCAACTTAGCGATAAGATGCAACGCATCCTTAAAAGCATCAAGAACATACAGGATGCAGATGTCAGATTACAGCTTAGGGATGAGTATGAGAAACTGAGACGTGAAAGGCAAAAGATTGAGAGCAGAGACAGTATGGATGAAACATACAGAAGGCTTCGATACGTAAGATACGCAGATGATTTCCTCATTGGTGTTATCGGAAGCAAGGCAGAGTGCGTTAAAATCAAGTCGGACATTACCAAGTATATGGAAGAAAACCTCAAGCTGGAACTGTCACAGGAAAAGACATTGATAACAAACGCACAAAAGCCCGCGAAATTTCTTGGCTTCGATGTTTCAGTCCGTAAGTCTGATGCTATCAAGCGGGACAAGAACAATGTGCCAGCCCGTTATTACAACGGTAAGATAGTCCTAAAGGTCGCCATAGAAACGGTGCGGAACAAACTGGAAGAATACAGCGCCATCAGATACAAGGTAGAAAATGGCCGACAAGTTTGGTTTGCAAAGTTCAGAGGCAATCTTATGAAGAAGAAAATCGAGGACATAGTGGCGGCATATAACTCTGAAATCAGAGGGTTCTACAACTACTACTGCATTGCCAACAACGTGGCATACGCGCTCTCAAAGTTTGGATACATCATGGAGTACAGTATGTACCATACCATTGCAGGAAAAACCAATAGCACTGTAAGCAAAGTCATTGACAAATATAAGGTTGGGAATGACATTATAGTGCCATATCAGGATGCAAAAGGTAAATTACGGTACAGGAAATTCTATAATGAGGGATTCAAACGTAAACCACCAATGTACTATACGGAGGTAAACGACTTATCCTACACAATCGCAATTCCACAGCCGACACTTACTGAGCGATTGGATGCGAGAACATGTGAATTATGTGGAAAAGTCGGACCTGTAGTCATGCGTCATGTCAGAAAGCTAAATCAGCTTAAAGGAAAAACTGAATGTGACAGGCTGATGCTTGAAAAGCATAGGAAGACATTGGTTGTCTGTGAAAAGTGTTATGCCAAAATACACAGCCATGCTAAATAA
- a CDS encoding DUF6064 family protein has translation MNIFWDTITHYNAGTWIYQVIITLTGIILTCSLFKKPTKKIKVAMKLYLIFLNVWIAAVYYMIYCEPRSYNSALAGFWGIMAIFWIYDLKVNYTPFDQTHKHTALAVLLCMLPLAYPLFSIIRGMSFPMMTSPVMPCSVAVFTIGLLLAFSKRVNIFLVMFLCHWALIGFTKTYFFHIPEDFLLASSAVPGLYLFFKEYTASHLHTSTLFRARMINLALIIACGAIGVLFMISMVCELAQEQALSK, from the coding sequence ATGAATATTTTTTGGGATACAATCACTCATTATAATGCGGGTACGTGGATTTATCAAGTTATTATTACCCTTACCGGCATTATTTTAACCTGTTCTCTATTCAAAAAACCTACAAAAAAAATAAAGGTAGCAATGAAGTTATACCTTATATTCTTGAATGTATGGATAGCTGCCGTGTATTACATGATTTATTGTGAACCAAGAAGTTATAACAGTGCTTTGGCAGGATTTTGGGGGATCATGGCCATCTTCTGGATTTATGACCTGAAAGTAAACTACACCCCTTTTGATCAGACTCACAAACATACCGCACTAGCCGTCCTGCTTTGTATGTTGCCACTGGCCTATCCACTCTTCTCCATTATAAGGGGGATGAGCTTTCCCATGATGACCTCACCTGTAATGCCTTGTTCGGTAGCGGTTTTCACCATCGGACTGCTGCTGGCATTTTCCAAACGAGTCAATATCTTTCTCGTCATGTTTCTCTGCCACTGGGCGCTGATCGGTTTCACCAAAACTTACTTTTTCCATATTCCCGAAGATTTTCTGCTGGCAAGTTCGGCTGTACCAGGACTTTATCTGTTCTTTAAAGAATACACAGCTTCCCATCTGCATACTTCTACCCTTTTCCGTGCCCGTATGATTAATCTCGCCTTAATTATTGCTTGCGGTGCAATCGGTGTACTGTTCATGATATCTATGGTATGCGAACTGGCTCAAGAACAGGCTTTATCGAAATAA
- a CDS encoding MobC family plasmid mobilization relaxosome protein, giving the protein MEQTKEHKERNKGGRPKKEATEKLKYRIAVKMTAADYFRLLTRSHEAGVSPSEYMRECFRNGHVKERLSEEHAGYIRQLCGMANNLNQLARKANAGGFHDERWDCKVAVARIHELITKIGI; this is encoded by the coding sequence ATGGAACAGACAAAGGAACACAAGGAACGCAACAAGGGAGGTCGCCCCAAGAAGGAAGCAACCGAGAAACTGAAATACCGTATCGCAGTGAAAATGACGGCAGCCGACTACTTCCGCCTGCTGACACGATCGCATGAGGCGGGCGTATCACCAAGCGAGTACATGAGGGAATGTTTCCGTAACGGTCATGTGAAAGAACGGCTGTCGGAGGAACATGCCGGATACATCCGCCAACTCTGCGGCATGGCTAACAATCTCAACCAGCTTGCGCGTAAGGCAAACGCCGGAGGCTTCCACGATGAACGGTGGGACTGCAAGGTGGCAGTGGCAAGGATTCATGAACTTATAACCAAGATAGGGATATGA
- a CDS encoding primase-helicase family protein produces MKQGNFENEEFIRVGTTLYKLVNQPRLNGGYVKKRIVWNNETLRQDYGKDYLATVPKYDGFCTVPDHVDYRPVVDKFLNLYEPIGHRPQQGEFPCIRSLVRHIFGEQYELGMDYLQLLYLQPVQKLPILLLVSEERNTGKSTFLNFLKAVFQNNVTFNTNEDFRSQFNSDWAGKLLIVVDEVLLNRREDSERLKNLSTTLSYKVEAKGKDRDEIAFFAKFVLCSNNEYLPVIIDAGETRYWVRKIDRLQSDDTDFLQKLKAEIPAFLYYLQYRQLSTEKESRMWFAPSLLHTEALQKIIRSNRNRLEIEMCELILDIMESVGTDTFSFCHNDILLLLVHSQVKVEKHQVRKVLQECWKLTPASNGLTYTTYQFNYNRECRYEPIKRVGRFYTVTREQLESL; encoded by the coding sequence ATGAAACAAGGCAACTTTGAAAATGAGGAGTTTATCCGTGTGGGTACTACCCTCTACAAGTTAGTGAACCAGCCCCGTCTGAACGGAGGCTATGTGAAGAAGCGCATCGTGTGGAACAACGAAACACTGCGGCAGGACTACGGCAAGGACTATCTCGCCACCGTGCCGAAGTACGACGGCTTCTGCACCGTCCCCGACCATGTGGACTACCGTCCCGTGGTGGACAAGTTCCTGAACCTCTACGAGCCGATAGGACACCGTCCGCAACAAGGCGAGTTTCCCTGTATCCGGTCATTGGTGCGCCATATCTTCGGTGAACAGTATGAATTGGGCATGGACTATCTTCAATTGCTCTACCTGCAACCCGTGCAGAAACTGCCTATCCTGCTGTTGGTATCAGAAGAACGCAACACGGGCAAGAGTACATTCCTGAACTTCCTGAAAGCTGTGTTTCAAAACAATGTCACTTTCAATACCAACGAGGACTTCCGCAGCCAGTTCAATTCCGACTGGGCAGGAAAACTGCTCATCGTGGTGGACGAGGTATTGCTCAACCGCAGGGAGGACAGCGAGCGGTTGAAGAACCTCAGCACCACACTTTCCTACAAGGTGGAAGCCAAAGGCAAAGACCGTGACGAGATAGCGTTCTTTGCCAAGTTCGTGCTATGCTCCAACAACGAGTATCTGCCTGTTATCATTGATGCAGGTGAAACACGCTATTGGGTGCGCAAGATAGACCGTCTGCAATCCGATGACACAGACTTCCTGCAAAAGCTGAAAGCTGAGATACCTGCCTTTCTGTATTACCTGCAATACAGACAACTTTCCACCGAAAAGGAAAGCCGTATGTGGTTTGCGCCCTCTTTGCTGCATACCGAAGCCTTGCAGAAGATTATCCGCAGCAACCGCAACCGATTGGAGATAGAGATGTGCGAACTTATCCTTGACATTATGGAAAGTGTCGGCACGGACACATTCTCGTTCTGCCACAACGACATTCTTCTTTTGCTGGTACATTCGCAGGTAAAGGTGGAGAAGCACCAAGTCAGAAAGGTATTGCAGGAATGTTGGAAACTTACTCCTGCCTCTAACGGGCTTACATATACCACTTACCAATTCAATTACAATCGGGAGTGCCGATATGAGCCGATAAAAAGAGTCGGTCGTTTCTACACCGTCACAAGGGAACAACTTGAATCCCTGTAA
- a CDS encoding helix-turn-helix domain-containing protein, producing MDEIINPDRLVSVPFNKTRCGVDFYINTAINKDIGLVLTENKRFKTDFFSFYFFRKANGYLLLNFRKIELRDGMVLLLSPHQQQEWHVDETALDYTFLIFREDFMRTFIADKFFVFRLLYCYQTDTPPYINATHDEMKEYMRLLGKIKYELMNPVSDTYNIIVSLLYYLLLIINRTYAAAYCLPAEIAKNNFAFRFKDLLEQNIRTHQRVQEYADMLHVSRITLNNSVKAQFGVSATHLIKQRLLEELKNELLFSNRTVSEMADDFNFSDPSHLMRFFKQQTGKTFTQYMTDYNKGIYE from the coding sequence ATGGACGAGATAATCAACCCTGATCGACTGGTCAGCGTACCGTTCAACAAGACACGCTGCGGCGTGGATTTTTACATCAATACTGCCATAAACAAGGACATCGGACTTGTGCTGACAGAAAACAAGCGGTTTAAGACAGACTTCTTCAGCTTCTACTTTTTCCGTAAGGCAAACGGATATTTGCTACTGAACTTCCGCAAGATTGAACTGCGCGACGGCATGGTTCTCCTGCTTTCACCCCATCAGCAACAAGAGTGGCATGTAGATGAGACGGCGTTGGATTACACGTTCCTTATATTCCGCGAAGATTTCATGCGTACTTTTATCGCCGACAAGTTCTTCGTTTTTCGCCTTTTGTATTGTTACCAGACAGATACGCCGCCTTACATCAATGCCACACATGACGAAATGAAGGAATATATGCGGCTGCTCGGAAAGATTAAGTATGAGCTGATGAATCCAGTGTCCGATACGTACAATATCATTGTTTCCTTACTATATTATCTTTTGCTGATTATCAATCGTACATACGCTGCCGCCTATTGCTTGCCCGCTGAAATTGCTAAAAACAATTTCGCTTTTCGGTTCAAGGACTTGTTGGAACAGAATATCCGCACCCACCAGCGGGTGCAGGAATATGCAGACATGCTTCATGTCAGTCGCATCACACTCAATAACTCAGTAAAAGCCCAATTCGGAGTATCAGCTACCCATTTGATAAAACAACGTCTGCTTGAGGAACTGAAGAACGAATTGCTATTCTCCAACCGCACTGTCAGTGAAATGGCGGATGATTTCAATTTCTCTGATCCGAGCCATCTCATGCGCTTCTTCAAACAGCAAACAGGCAAAACATTTACTCAGTACATGACGGATTACAATAAAGGCATATACGAATAA